One genomic region from Thalassotalea sp. PS06 encodes:
- a CDS encoding FAD-binding and (Fe-S)-binding domain-containing protein, whose product MPHSAPSSTEHSSTYKTSEMATFIAKVADVLAPTQIIDDYTRRYAYGTDASFYRLVPQYILQIDSLSQMQQVLALATEYQVAVTFRAAGTSLSGQAITDSVLIILGDNWSDYQILEQGDKIKLQPGLIGSQVNQILKPYGRKIGPDPASIDTCKIGGIAANNSSGMCCGVKQNSYHTLADVTAVFADGTLLDTSDKHSCENFVSQKPELYQGLIDLAQQVASDDELSAHIAHKYRLKNTTGYGINALLDYQDGIDIIKHLLIGSEGTLGFIADITYHTVVDHQLKSAALLIFNDIHKACELVPKLAECSVEAVELLDNKALLSVDKHPLLAGKLDDLPDIGAALLIEVQADDDIGLQAKVDEITQLVAGADLNLYLTLDFSTDKTRNAELWNIRKGTFPSVGAHRENGTTVIIEDVAFTIADLAEAVLALQKLFVEFAYDEAIIFGHALDGNLHFVFTQAFASEEQVSRYQQFMDAVSKLVVERFNGSLKAEHGTGRNMAPFVRQEWGDKAYELMLGIKGLFDPLNILNPGVIINDDPAAHVKHLKSMPQADDIIDKCIECGFCEPVCPSNGLTLTPRQRITVWRRIEELKALLADTSVTGQLRQQWQLQLQKLQKDYQYMAIDTCAATGLCGMRCPVDINTGEFVKAYRQQRLENSSLKRKLSKHLGNQFASTQTLARWSLSALEKTRSLVGDKVISSAMALGNSLSKGLIPEFQGAMPASEKAIDAAELNSSVVKPGSTKVIYFPACAGRVFAADSDAEDQRPLPIVFSELLKKAGFEVLVPDSMNQLCCGMPFSSKGDTLQSRQKAEQVIDTLNELAQGEDYYVVTDASSCALHLTEQQLSNSAKALKVFEAAEFLNQFVADKLEIKPIAEPVMLHITCSSRRLGQEQHLLALAQRCADEVIVPADIHCCGFAGDKGFFTPELNANALKTLSRQKPENCHIGVSNARTCEIGLSKHSQIPYQSIVYLLDRVSVNKNN is encoded by the coding sequence ATGCCGCACAGCGCGCCGTCGAGCACTGAACACAGCAGTACCTACAAAACCTCAGAAATGGCGACTTTTATTGCCAAAGTCGCGGATGTCCTCGCGCCTACCCAAATCATTGATGATTACACTCGCCGCTACGCCTATGGCACCGATGCCTCATTTTATCGCCTGGTCCCACAATATATTTTGCAAATAGATTCGTTGTCGCAGATGCAGCAAGTGCTGGCGTTGGCCACGGAATATCAGGTTGCGGTCACTTTCAGGGCTGCAGGTACCAGCCTTTCTGGTCAGGCAATAACCGACTCGGTATTAATCATTCTCGGCGATAACTGGAGCGATTATCAGATCCTCGAACAAGGGGATAAAATTAAGCTCCAGCCCGGCCTAATCGGGAGTCAGGTGAATCAGATCTTAAAACCCTATGGCCGAAAAATTGGACCGGATCCCGCCTCTATCGATACCTGTAAAATCGGAGGAATCGCTGCCAATAACTCGTCGGGAATGTGCTGTGGTGTTAAACAAAACTCTTATCATACCCTAGCGGATGTCACCGCCGTTTTTGCCGATGGCACTTTACTGGATACCAGCGATAAACATAGCTGTGAAAACTTTGTCAGCCAAAAACCTGAGTTGTATCAGGGGCTGATTGATTTAGCCCAACAGGTGGCGAGTGACGATGAGCTGAGTGCGCATATTGCCCATAAATATCGGCTGAAAAACACCACCGGCTATGGCATCAATGCCTTGCTCGATTATCAGGACGGTATTGATATCATCAAGCATCTGTTAATTGGCTCTGAGGGAACCTTAGGTTTTATCGCCGACATTACCTATCACACGGTCGTCGACCATCAGTTAAAAAGTGCCGCCTTGTTAATCTTTAACGATATTCATAAGGCTTGTGAGCTGGTACCTAAACTTGCCGAATGCTCGGTAGAAGCGGTTGAACTCTTAGATAACAAAGCCTTATTGTCGGTGGACAAACACCCATTGCTGGCAGGAAAACTTGATGATTTACCGGATATCGGCGCGGCATTACTTATTGAAGTACAGGCAGACGATGATATAGGCCTGCAAGCTAAAGTTGATGAGATTACTCAGTTAGTTGCGGGTGCAGATTTAAATCTGTATCTGACGTTGGATTTTAGTACCGATAAAACCCGAAATGCCGAGTTGTGGAATATTCGCAAAGGCACATTCCCATCGGTTGGTGCTCACCGCGAGAATGGTACTACAGTCATTATTGAAGATGTCGCGTTTACCATTGCAGATCTCGCAGAAGCGGTGCTGGCGCTGCAAAAACTCTTCGTTGAGTTTGCTTATGATGAAGCGATTATTTTTGGTCATGCCTTAGATGGTAACCTTCACTTTGTCTTTACCCAGGCATTTGCAAGTGAGGAGCAGGTTAGTCGTTATCAGCAGTTTATGGATGCCGTTAGTAAGCTGGTAGTCGAACGATTTAATGGTTCATTAAAAGCGGAACATGGCACTGGCCGTAATATGGCCCCCTTTGTTCGCCAGGAATGGGGCGATAAAGCCTACGAGTTGATGCTGGGCATTAAAGGGTTATTCGATCCATTAAATATCTTAAACCCGGGAGTCATTATTAATGACGACCCGGCGGCTCATGTTAAGCATCTTAAATCCATGCCTCAGGCTGACGATATTATTGATAAATGTATTGAGTGTGGATTCTGCGAGCCAGTTTGCCCCTCCAATGGTCTTACCCTAACGCCGCGCCAGCGAATTACCGTCTGGCGTCGAATCGAAGAATTAAAAGCCCTGCTTGCCGATACTTCAGTGACAGGGCAATTACGCCAGCAATGGCAGCTGCAATTGCAAAAGCTGCAAAAAGACTATCAATACATGGCAATCGATACCTGTGCCGCCACCGGTCTTTGCGGTATGCGCTGTCCGGTGGATATCAACACCGGAGAGTTTGTTAAAGCTTATCGTCAGCAACGCCTTGAGAATTCATCGTTAAAGCGAAAGTTAAGCAAACATCTGGGCAATCAATTTGCCAGCACCCAAACCCTGGCTCGATGGTCGTTATCCGCTCTGGAGAAAACTCGTTCTCTGGTCGGTGATAAAGTGATATCAAGCGCTATGGCATTGGGAAATAGCCTTTCTAAGGGACTAATTCCTGAATTTCAGGGGGCGATGCCGGCGAGCGAAAAGGCCATAGATGCTGCCGAATTAAATAGCAGTGTTGTTAAACCGGGTTCAACCAAAGTAATTTATTTTCCGGCCTGTGCGGGTCGTGTTTTTGCAGCCGATAGTGATGCCGAAGACCAGCGGCCATTGCCTATCGTCTTTTCTGAGCTGTTAAAGAAAGCCGGCTTTGAGGTGTTGGTACCGGATTCGATGAATCAGTTGTGTTGCGGTATGCCATTTTCAAGCAAAGGCGATACCCTGCAAAGCCGCCAAAAAGCCGAACAAGTGATCGACACCTTGAACGAATTGGCACAAGGTGAAGACTACTACGTGGTTACCGATGCCAGCTCCTGCGCTCTGCACCTGACAGAACAGCAGCTATCAAACTCTGCAAAGGCATTGAAAGTGTTTGAAGCCGCGGAGTTTTTAAATCAATTTGTTGCCGACAAGCTGGAAATAAAACCGATTGCTGAGCCTGTGATGTTGCATATCACCTGCAGCAGCAGGCGACTGGGCCAGGAACAACATTTATTAGCGCTGGCGCAGCGCTGCGCTGACGAAGTCATCGTTCCTGCTGATATTCATTGCTGTGGGTTTGCTGGTGACAAGGGCTTTTTTACGCCAGAGTTAAATGCCAATGCCTTGAAGACCCTAAGCCGGCAAAAGCCTGAAAATTGTCATATTGGCGTATCGAATGCCCGTACCTGCGAAATCGGTTTATCGAAACACAGTCAAATACCCTATCAATCCATCGTTTACCTGCTGGACCGGGTCAGCGTTAACAAAAATAACTAA
- a CDS encoding efflux RND transporter permease subunit, with the protein MSKLIELSLRFRVLVIVLTIIAAVWGFRAMHTLPLDALPDLSDVQVIVKTPYPGQAPELVEQQVTYPLSTVLLSVPGAKVVRGFSFFGDSYLYIIFDEGTDPYWARSRVLEYLQQASSILPQGVTPTLGPDASGVGWIYQYVLTATGSDYNLADLKSLQDWYLKLGLQSIPGVSEVATVGGMERTYQIIVEPARLLYYGLTIEQVKMAIQAANLDTGGSVLELGEAEYMIRSKGYLQTIEDIEETSLPIQSEQFSSLRIKHIASVREGPQMRRGIAELNGEGEVVGGIVVMRQGENALTTIDKVEARLQELKVGLPEGVELITTYDRSALIERSVDNLQEKLLEEILIVVLVCFAFLLHARSTLVAVICLPLSVLIGFVVMNALQINANIMSLGGIAIAIGALVDAAIVMVENQHKHLQAYHQQHQQYPSGQQHWKLTLAAAREVGPALGLTLLLITISFLPVFALQAQEGRLFTPLAMTKTLVMAAAALLSVTLVPVLMGYFIRGKVPDENRNWLNRGITALYRPMLKAALSFPKITIVLAVLTALSSLYPISKMTSEFMPELEEGDLLYMPTTLPAISISEAGDILQQTDRLIRTVPEVASVFGKVGRAETATDPAPLTMLETTIALKPKSEWRNGVELDDIIAELEAKVQFPGVSNAWVQPIKTRIDMLTTGVKTPLGIKISGPELDTLESLGREIEGMLAGLEQTASVYAERAESGRYIDIKPDRQAAANYGLTIEDIQQVITYAIGGANISEMVLGRERYPINLRYPRRYRQSVEDLKQMPLVSPTGARLTLGQVASVEITQGPALVKSENGRPIAWVFIDIDSQVSVAEYIELARPLLADLGLPATYSWSFAGEYEYMQRVNQDLMWLVPLTILLIFMLLYLIFSSIRQSLLVLLTLPVALAGSIWLVFWLDYAFSIALAVGMIALAGVAAEFGVIMLIYLNQQFNRMPEGTHASAKDAVQSGALLRVRPKAMTVLTIIAGLLPIMLGSGSGNEVMQRIAAPMIGGMLLSPLVSMFVIPSCYLLLYRHRFGKTMQQVVEAQPVVEN; encoded by the coding sequence ATGAGTAAATTAATCGAACTCTCGCTGCGCTTTCGGGTGCTGGTGATAGTGCTGACAATTATTGCCGCGGTGTGGGGATTTCGGGCCATGCATACCCTGCCCCTGGACGCGCTACCGGATTTAAGTGATGTTCAGGTAATCGTGAAAACGCCATACCCTGGTCAGGCACCGGAATTGGTTGAACAGCAGGTGACCTATCCGTTATCGACGGTATTGTTATCGGTTCCTGGGGCCAAAGTGGTGCGCGGTTTTTCCTTTTTTGGTGACTCCTACCTGTACATTATTTTCGATGAAGGCACGGATCCCTATTGGGCGCGAAGCCGGGTGCTCGAATACCTGCAGCAAGCGAGCAGTATTCTCCCCCAGGGAGTCACACCTACCTTAGGGCCGGACGCTTCCGGGGTTGGTTGGATATATCAATATGTACTGACCGCAACGGGCAGTGATTATAACCTTGCCGATTTGAAGTCCCTACAGGATTGGTATCTAAAACTCGGGCTGCAGTCGATACCCGGTGTTAGTGAAGTTGCTACCGTCGGTGGCATGGAGCGTACCTATCAAATAATCGTCGAGCCTGCCCGTTTGCTTTATTACGGTTTAACCATTGAGCAGGTAAAAATGGCCATTCAGGCGGCAAACCTGGATACCGGTGGTTCAGTGCTAGAGCTTGGCGAAGCCGAATATATGATCCGCTCCAAAGGCTATCTACAGACCATCGAAGACATTGAAGAAACCTCCTTACCGATTCAATCTGAGCAATTCTCATCGTTACGTATCAAGCATATTGCCAGCGTCCGTGAAGGCCCGCAGATGCGTCGTGGTATTGCTGAATTAAATGGTGAAGGGGAAGTTGTCGGCGGTATTGTGGTGATGCGCCAGGGAGAAAATGCGCTGACGACCATAGATAAAGTCGAGGCAAGGCTTCAGGAATTAAAAGTCGGCCTGCCAGAAGGGGTTGAGCTAATCACCACCTACGATCGCTCGGCGCTTATTGAACGCTCGGTCGATAATCTTCAGGAAAAACTCCTGGAAGAAATCCTGATTGTGGTATTGGTTTGTTTTGCGTTTTTACTACACGCCCGCTCTACCCTGGTGGCGGTCATTTGTTTGCCACTATCGGTGCTGATTGGTTTTGTCGTGATGAATGCATTGCAAATCAACGCCAATATCATGAGCCTTGGCGGTATTGCTATTGCTATCGGAGCCTTAGTCGATGCCGCTATTGTGATGGTCGAAAACCAACACAAACATTTGCAGGCTTATCATCAACAACATCAGCAATATCCAAGCGGTCAGCAACACTGGAAACTCACTCTTGCTGCGGCCAGAGAAGTAGGCCCGGCTTTGGGTTTAACCTTATTGCTAATCACCATTAGTTTTTTGCCGGTATTTGCGTTGCAGGCCCAGGAAGGTCGCTTATTTACACCTCTGGCGATGACTAAAACCCTGGTGATGGCAGCAGCAGCCCTGTTGAGTGTTACTTTGGTACCGGTTTTGATGGGTTACTTTATTCGCGGCAAAGTACCGGATGAGAACCGTAACTGGCTAAATCGGGGGATCACCGCCTTGTATCGTCCCATGCTTAAAGCTGCTCTCAGCTTTCCAAAGATCACGATTGTATTGGCGGTGTTAACCGCCTTATCGAGTCTTTACCCGATCAGCAAGATGACCAGCGAGTTTATGCCGGAGCTGGAAGAGGGTGATTTGCTTTACATGCCGACCACCTTACCTGCGATTTCCATCAGCGAAGCCGGCGATATCCTGCAGCAAACCGATAGATTAATACGCACGGTTCCTGAAGTAGCTTCGGTGTTTGGTAAAGTTGGCCGGGCGGAAACCGCAACCGATCCAGCGCCGTTAACCATGCTGGAAACGACTATTGCCCTTAAACCTAAATCAGAATGGCGAAATGGTGTTGAACTGGATGACATCATCGCCGAACTTGAAGCGAAAGTGCAGTTTCCTGGGGTTAGTAATGCCTGGGTTCAACCGATTAAAACCCGCATTGATATGCTCACCACTGGGGTAAAAACGCCACTGGGTATCAAAATATCTGGTCCAGAGTTGGATACCCTGGAATCTTTAGGTCGGGAAATCGAAGGCATGCTGGCAGGTCTTGAGCAAACCGCTTCCGTATACGCCGAGCGCGCCGAGTCAGGACGCTATATCGATATAAAGCCGGATCGTCAGGCAGCCGCTAATTATGGGCTGACCATAGAAGATATTCAGCAGGTGATCACCTATGCCATTGGCGGCGCCAACATTAGCGAGATGGTATTAGGCCGCGAACGTTATCCGATTAACCTGCGCTATCCTCGTCGCTATCGTCAAAGTGTCGAGGACTTAAAGCAAATGCCTTTGGTAAGCCCGACGGGTGCCAGATTAACCCTTGGACAGGTAGCCTCTGTGGAGATCACCCAGGGGCCGGCATTGGTGAAGAGTGAAAATGGCCGGCCGATTGCCTGGGTATTTATCGATATCGATAGCCAAGTGTCTGTTGCCGAATATATAGAATTGGCGCGACCATTGCTGGCCGACTTGGGTCTGCCTGCAACCTATAGCTGGAGCTTTGCCGGAGAATATGAATATATGCAGCGGGTTAATCAGGATTTGATGTGGCTAGTGCCGCTGACGATATTGCTGATCTTTATGCTGTTGTATCTGATTTTCTCATCGATTCGCCAATCCTTATTAGTGTTGCTCACTTTACCAGTGGCTCTGGCAGGTTCAATATGGCTGGTGTTCTGGCTCGATTATGCGTTCTCGATAGCACTGGCCGTTGGCATGATAGCCCTTGCCGGCGTTGCCGCTGAGTTTGGGGTGATCATGCTGATTTATCTCAACCAGCAGTTTAACCGTATGCCAGAAGGTACCCATGCCAGTGCCAAAGATGCGGTGCAATCTGGAGCGTTGCTGCGCGTCCGGCCGAAAGCGATGACCGTACTTACCATTATCGCCGGCCTGCTACCCATAATGTTGGGCAGTGGCAGTGGTAATGAAGTCATGCAGCGTATTGCCGCACCCATGATAGGCGGCATGTTGCTTAGTCCGTTGGTGTCGATGTTCGTGATTCCGAGCTGCTATTTGCTGTTATATCGTCATCGATTCGGCAAGACTATGCAACAGGTTGTTGAAGCTCAGCCTGTGGTTGAGAATTAA
- a CDS encoding efflux RND transporter periplasmic adaptor subunit, with protein sequence MFSLRSLLSLLLLGLMLAIPSSFAAQTPAPRPAPDPELGQQSVFTEEQVQYICPMHSHIVKDHPGKCPICGMDLVAKSVKGAGNQAEAIEVNISGAIQQNLALTTQVADKSVLWRYIETFGSIVYDEQGQQHLHPRASGWIENLAVNTLAQPVKRGQLLYEIYSPDLLLAQDEYLSLYRDRTVSDALKQRGRNRLTLLGIADSLIDKIEKDNQSLYRVPYYSPGDGIVANLDIRQGMYVNPEDEIMMLADPGKLWVIADVFEHQIDWVKTGKWVEFDLPALGIFATEGKIEYIYPELDAATRTLKVRLSLNNPDGLFKPNMIANVRIYGGATEPVLNIPLQALIQTEKQNRVVVQRDDLTFAIINVTVGIITQGRAEITSGLKPGDRIVTSGQFLIDSEANIQGSMLRLTGEQESEKSPMANPHQHH encoded by the coding sequence ATGTTTTCGTTAAGGTCTTTATTGAGCCTTTTATTGCTTGGCTTAATGTTAGCCATTCCATCTTCTTTTGCTGCCCAAACTCCAGCACCTAGACCTGCACCTGACCCTGAATTAGGGCAGCAGAGTGTTTTCACCGAGGAACAGGTGCAATACATCTGCCCAATGCACTCTCATATTGTTAAAGACCACCCAGGTAAATGTCCGATTTGTGGGATGGATTTGGTCGCTAAAAGCGTTAAAGGTGCAGGTAATCAAGCCGAGGCAATAGAGGTGAATATCTCAGGTGCCATTCAACAGAATCTGGCATTAACCACACAAGTTGCCGACAAGAGCGTACTTTGGCGCTATATCGAAACCTTTGGCTCCATTGTCTATGACGAGCAAGGCCAACAACACCTGCACCCAAGAGCCAGTGGCTGGATTGAAAACCTGGCGGTAAATACGTTGGCACAGCCGGTGAAAAGAGGACAGTTGCTCTATGAAATATACTCTCCGGATTTACTGTTGGCGCAAGATGAATATTTAAGCCTGTATCGGGACAGAACCGTCTCTGATGCATTAAAACAACGTGGTCGTAATCGTCTGACTTTGCTTGGCATCGCCGATTCCCTAATCGATAAAATTGAAAAAGATAATCAGTCCCTTTATCGCGTGCCTTACTATTCTCCGGGCGATGGCATTGTTGCGAATCTCGATATTCGCCAGGGCATGTATGTAAACCCCGAAGATGAAATCATGATGCTGGCCGATCCCGGCAAACTTTGGGTGATCGCCGATGTGTTTGAACATCAGATAGACTGGGTGAAAACCGGAAAATGGGTGGAATTTGATTTGCCAGCGCTAGGTATCTTTGCGACTGAGGGCAAGATTGAATACATTTACCCGGAACTTGATGCTGCGACCCGTACCTTAAAAGTTCGCCTGTCATTAAACAATCCTGACGGTCTGTTTAAACCCAATATGATCGCCAATGTGCGCATCTATGGTGGTGCGACCGAGCCGGTATTAAATATCCCCTTACAAGCGTTAATCCAGACCGAAAAACAAAACCGGGTGGTGGTGCAACGGGATGACCTGACCTTTGCCATCATTAATGTCACCGTTGGCATCATTACTCAGGGACGCGCAGAAATTACCTCGGGCCTGAAACCCGGAGATCGTATTGTTACTTCGGGACAGTTTCTGATTGATTCGGAAGCGAATATTCAGGGCAGTATGTTGCGCCTGACCGGCGAGCAAGAGTCAGAAAAATCGCCGATGGCAAATCCGCATCAACATCATTAA
- a CDS encoding PH domain-containing protein, translated as MTSDFSGFSNQQLQESQLPSIDAIEFTDISPIHIKWTRILSGIWSLFFPTLLLVVFLLPEDFLPYKVNNILMFVFSILSVMFLLSFVYQWFAEPMKAYALREQDLSYKSGLFFRKVITQPIARIQHVELKRGPLDRRFELAKLQVFSAGGAMHTFEIPGLELKNAQSIRQFILSHKGGSNDG; from the coding sequence TTGACTAGCGACTTTTCCGGTTTTTCCAATCAGCAGTTGCAAGAATCGCAGCTACCCAGTATCGATGCGATTGAGTTTACCGATATTTCTCCCATTCATATCAAATGGACACGAATTTTGAGTGGCATTTGGTCGTTATTTTTTCCAACCTTATTATTGGTGGTCTTCCTCCTGCCAGAGGATTTTCTTCCCTATAAGGTTAATAACATTTTAATGTTTGTTTTCAGTATCTTGTCGGTGATGTTTTTACTGTCCTTTGTCTATCAGTGGTTTGCCGAACCGATGAAAGCCTACGCGTTAAGAGAACAAGACTTATCCTATAAAAGTGGATTGTTTTTTCGCAAAGTCATTACCCAGCCCATTGCTCGCATTCAACATGTCGAGTTAAAACGTGGTCCGCTGGATCGTCGCTTTGAATTAGCCAAGTTACAGGTATTCAGTGCCGGTGGTGCCATGCATACGTTTGAAATCCCCGGGTTGGAATTGAAAAATGCGCAATCGATTCGTCAGTTTATTCTTTCCCATAAAGGCGGAAGTAATGACGGATAA
- a CDS encoding PH domain-containing protein translates to MTDNTSPSGPDSSGELSTKQWHRISPIAVIFYALRFIRGFVGNIAYLLPALLVGYNQIQNNPEAAVPLALGLGVLVLVSAVLSYWFFQYRLTENHLEIRSGVFAKKYVNLPFNRIQNVEVSHPWYYRPFGYATLKLDSAGSVQQEANIAALETDFAQQLKQEILSQRQSGANSKGLSAGALGEDADLASTGHQSPASSDSETLLNTRSLSDLVLHGIANNRVWIVLGALAPFIDNLTEGLPEYIEAQGIDAMQIFYADSTPIWQLGLGVLVIFLVVMALMSLISVIGAIITFYGYTLSKADNKYIRRSGLFTRHEITMPHSRLQMVTCQQDWLDRLFKRINIKFEQTNANNAQQGQPSISEGTNKIIVPSVTIEERQALLDDAYPENQLNQVEFHSISKRYLLRFYLVLGIIAAPLMALFALNNNWGLFTLTLAFSGFLSVVFYMRYRRWGVNFDGHFVYIRKGCFGVDYHVFEAYKLQQIQLKQSIWQKRHQLASIQFVLASGSLTVPFINQDLAKTIADSVLYQVECKPRSWM, encoded by the coding sequence ATGACGGATAACACATCACCGAGCGGGCCGGATTCCAGCGGTGAGTTGTCGACAAAACAATGGCATCGGATCTCACCGATTGCGGTGATTTTTTACGCTCTGAGGTTTATCCGTGGCTTTGTCGGTAATATTGCCTATTTGTTGCCGGCGCTTTTAGTCGGCTATAACCAGATCCAGAATAATCCCGAGGCGGCGGTACCATTAGCACTAGGTTTAGGTGTCCTGGTGTTGGTCAGCGCGGTGCTAAGCTACTGGTTTTTCCAATATCGACTCACAGAAAATCATCTTGAGATTCGCTCCGGTGTATTTGCGAAGAAATACGTCAACCTGCCGTTTAATCGCATTCAAAACGTCGAAGTAAGCCATCCCTGGTATTATCGGCCATTTGGTTATGCAACGTTAAAACTTGATAGCGCAGGCTCTGTGCAGCAGGAAGCAAATATTGCCGCCCTGGAAACCGATTTTGCCCAACAACTTAAGCAGGAAATATTAAGCCAACGGCAAAGTGGAGCTAATTCGAAAGGTCTATCCGCAGGAGCTTTAGGGGAAGATGCGGACCTTGCTTCAACCGGACATCAAAGCCCAGCAAGTTCTGACTCGGAAACCTTGTTAAATACTCGGTCTTTGTCGGATTTGGTATTGCATGGTATAGCCAATAATCGGGTATGGATTGTACTCGGTGCACTGGCTCCTTTTATTGATAATCTGACCGAAGGGTTGCCGGAATATATTGAAGCCCAGGGCATCGACGCGATGCAGATTTTTTATGCGGATTCGACACCGATTTGGCAATTGGGTCTTGGTGTTCTGGTAATATTTCTCGTCGTTATGGCATTAATGTCTTTAATTTCCGTTATCGGTGCCATCATTACCTTTTACGGCTATACCCTAAGCAAAGCCGACAATAAGTATATTCGCCGTTCTGGATTATTTACTCGCCACGAAATCACCATGCCCCACTCACGATTGCAAATGGTGACATGCCAGCAGGACTGGTTGGATAGATTATTCAAACGTATCAATATCAAGTTTGAGCAAACCAATGCCAATAATGCCCAGCAGGGACAACCATCGATAAGTGAAGGCACCAATAAAATTATCGTACCCTCGGTGACCATTGAAGAACGTCAGGCCTTACTGGATGATGCCTACCCTGAAAATCAATTGAACCAGGTAGAATTCCATTCCATCAGTAAACGTTATCTGCTGCGCTTTTACCTGGTTCTTGGGATAATTGCTGCGCCGCTGATGGCTTTATTTGCACTCAATAACAATTGGGGGTTATTTACCTTAACTTTGGCGTTTAGCGGGTTTTTATCTGTGGTTTTCTATATGCGCTATCGTCGTTGGGGGGTCAATTTCGATGGTCACTTTGTCTATATTCGCAAAGGCTGTTTTGGTGTCGATTATCATGTGTTTGAAGCCTATAAACTGCAACAGATTCAGTTAAAGCAAAGCATCTGGCAAAAGCGCCATCAGCTCGCTTCCATACAATTTGTTTTAGCCAGCGGTTCCTTGACGGTACCGTTTATCAACCAGGATTTAGCAAAAACCATAGCCGATTCAGTGCTTTATCAAGTTGAGTGCAAACCACGTTCATGGATGTAG
- a CDS encoding YqiJ family protein, which produces MLDFLLNDVNFAFSVALTIVLGLALLEGVALVIGSSVMTLLDDLTGFDIDADVDADVSTGGLTAVLGWLCLDRLPLLVWLILMLTSFGITGLLYNSFVLSAFNIEILYWLAKPVALFSALIITHTMGGAIAKIVPKNETSAVSVNEFSGKVATITLGKASKGNAAEASLVDEYNQKHYVMVEPDSDNEEFPQGTKVVLIEKTNSSWIAAPFNP; this is translated from the coding sequence TTGTTGGATTTTTTACTCAACGACGTCAATTTTGCGTTCTCCGTTGCCCTGACCATAGTTCTGGGGTTGGCCCTATTAGAGGGGGTTGCTCTGGTTATTGGTTCCAGTGTCATGACTCTTCTCGACGATCTTACCGGCTTTGATATCGATGCCGACGTTGATGCTGATGTCAGTACCGGTGGCTTAACCGCGGTTCTTGGCTGGTTATGCTTAGATCGTCTGCCTTTACTGGTTTGGCTAATTTTAATGTTAACCAGTTTTGGGATAACAGGCCTGCTTTATAACTCTTTTGTTTTAAGCGCATTCAATATCGAAATTCTTTATTGGCTGGCCAAACCTGTAGCGCTGTTTTCCGCGTTAATCATCACCCACACCATGGGCGGTGCCATTGCTAAAATCGTTCCTAAGAACGAAACATCGGCAGTTTCTGTCAATGAATTTTCAGGAAAAGTAGCAACCATAACTTTGGGTAAAGCCAGTAAAGGCAATGCTGCCGAGGCCTCACTGGTTGATGAGTATAATCAGAAACACTATGTGATGGTGGAGCCGGATAGTGACAACGAAGAGTTCCCCCAGGGCACCAAGGTTGTGCTAATTGAGAAAACCAACAGTAGCTGGATAGCTGCGCCTTTCAACCCTTAA